In bacterium, one genomic interval encodes:
- a CDS encoding carbohydrate ABC transporter permease → MVGRVGAVGQTIRYAVLGAILIGMLFPFGWMVRVSLMESGSLSNIGLFSGSFTLENYIGLFEQTSMGRYFFNSILVGLVVTVGNLLFGFMVAYALARYQTLPNKLLFFSVIVILMIPAHIVIIPLYLMAVKAKIYDSYWALILPWVVNPIGIFLMKQYIESIPRSMEEAARIDGAGELRILFTVVMPLCKPAMAVLAIQVFFTNWNSFLFPYILTQSESVRTLPVGLAMLQGHQAIDWQHLMAGSTVAVLPVLVLFIFLQRRIVSGITAGAIKQ, encoded by the coding sequence ATGGTAGGGAGAGTTGGGGCGGTCGGGCAGACGATACGGTACGCCGTGTTGGGCGCTATCCTGATTGGGATGCTCTTCCCGTTCGGCTGGATGGTGCGGGTATCGTTGATGGAATCGGGGTCGCTGAGTAATATCGGTCTGTTCAGCGGCAGTTTTACGCTGGAGAATTATATTGGGTTGTTCGAGCAGACCAGTATGGGGAGATACTTCTTCAACTCGATCCTGGTCGGACTGGTGGTGACGGTCGGGAATCTGCTGTTTGGGTTTATGGTGGCTTATGCTCTGGCACGGTATCAGACGTTGCCGAACAAGCTGCTCTTCTTTTCGGTGATCGTCATCCTGATGATCCCGGCACATATTGTCATTATTCCGCTTTATTTGATGGCGGTCAAGGCGAAGATCTACGACAGCTACTGGGCGCTTATTTTGCCGTGGGTGGTGAACCCGATCGGGATATTCCTCATGAAGCAGTATATCGAGTCGATTCCCCGATCGATGGAAGAGGCAGCCCGGATCGATGGTGCGGGAGAACTTCGCATTCTCTTTACGGTCGTGATGCCGCTGTGTAAGCCGGCTATGGCGGTACTGGCGATTCAGGTGTTTTTCACGAACTGGAACTCCTTCCTCTTTCCGTATATCCTGACGCAAAGCGAGTCGGTGAGGACACTGCCGGTTGGGCTGGCGATGCTCCAGGGACATCAGGCGATTGACTGGCAACACCTGATGGCGGGTTCTACGGTGGCGGTGCTTCCGGTACTGGTGCTCTTCATTTTTCTGCAGCGGCGGATTGTGTCCGGCATAACTGCCGGAGCGATAAAGCAATAG
- a CDS encoding extracellular solute-binding protein, protein MYRMLVIVFAILLVSLSATAATTIEWWQFWTDPGIKPTIDSLVEAFEKGNPDIQVNVTDLTWANGQEKIVIAMASGTGPDVMELGSDWIAQFADKGHLAEIGSDMSADSGEFSGWSMSTYQGKLYAKPWILGTRVLFANRDLLNRAGHKQDFVPVELVQWRDAMNKIAKLGPGI, encoded by the coding sequence ATGTACCGTATGCTCGTTATTGTATTCGCGATTCTGCTGGTGAGTCTGTCGGCGACGGCCGCTACGACAATCGAGTGGTGGCAATTCTGGACTGATCCGGGGATCAAACCGACGATCGATTCGCTGGTCGAGGCGTTTGAAAAGGGGAATCCGGATATCCAGGTAAATGTCACAGATCTGACCTGGGCGAACGGCCAGGAGAAGATTGTGATCGCGATGGCTTCGGGGACAGGGCCCGACGTGATGGAGTTGGGGTCGGATTGGATCGCGCAATTTGCGGATAAAGGGCATCTGGCGGAGATCGGTTCGGATATGTCGGCAGATAGCGGTGAGTTTTCCGGTTGGTCGATGTCGACATATCAGGGGAAGCTGTACGCCAAACCATGGATATTGGGGACGCGGGTCTTGTTCGCCAATCGCGACCTGCTAAATAGAGCTGGGCATAAACAGGATTTTGTGCCGGTTGAGTTGGTGCAGTGGCGCGATGCGATGAACAAGATCGCCAAGCTGGGGCCCGGGATCTAA
- a CDS encoding extracellular solute-binding protein: MAEKHRLYKKFLPFFWSWGGQIFTEDGKYCIISSEDAIAALTFYKRIHDSISFVGDQRSIEDAFLDGKIGFIISGDWLLKRVELEKRNINLAAFLMPGWGFPGRSFLGGEFLAVNAKSSKKDASIKFIDFMTSPEAQLAFCRANRSANPSSKVTQKDAYFSSNPILDVFIKQMRNSIHPPVDPNWPAYEDAIEAAVEDALFGKGLPAQALRDANNKIMEIKRRNAKP; encoded by the coding sequence GTGGCAGAGAAGCATCGACTCTATAAGAAATTTCTCCCGTTCTTCTGGTCATGGGGCGGGCAGATATTCACGGAAGATGGGAAGTATTGCATCATATCGTCGGAGGATGCGATCGCCGCTCTGACTTTCTACAAGCGGATCCATGACTCAATCAGTTTTGTGGGGGATCAGCGGTCGATCGAGGATGCGTTTTTGGATGGCAAGATCGGGTTTATCATTTCCGGAGATTGGCTGTTGAAGCGAGTCGAACTAGAAAAGAGGAATATCAATCTTGCGGCATTCCTGATGCCGGGCTGGGGATTCCCGGGACGGTCGTTTTTGGGAGGTGAGTTTTTGGCGGTGAATGCAAAATCCTCCAAGAAGGATGCATCGATAAAGTTCATTGATTTCATGACTTCGCCTGAAGCGCAATTGGCGTTCTGTAGGGCCAACCGTTCAGCCAACCCATCGAGCAAAGTGACTCAGAAGGACGCGTATTTTTCATCGAATCCGATCCTGGATGTATTCATCAAGCAGATGAGGAATTCGATTCACCCACCGGTTGACCCAAACTGGCCGGCGTATGAGGATGCGATCGAGGCGGCGGTAGAGGACGCACTGTTTGGCAAGGGTCTCCCCGCTCAGGCGCTCCGAGACGCCAACAACAAGATCATGGAGATCAAGCGGCGGAATGCGAAGCCATAA
- a CDS encoding sugar ABC transporter permease, which yields MRSHKFIAYLYTLPWVVTFLLFWTFPLIYSFLMGFTDYQLLDPEYNWVGWQNYRSLFNDPEFIGALKNTFIFAFGTIPVTTVAALLLALLVNREFKGRGLFRAGYFVPSITSLVVVSLIFCNLYSRDGYLAMLAQMVGLDVPTNGFLYDSGTALYAIMAMDVWMSVGYYMLIFLAGLKSIPDELYEAAEVSGASPMRQFLSITLPLLKPVALFIIVINSIKSFQVFVEIFVMTKGKFDTLTSVYFIYERGMTTRFEFGYASAAAYILFVIIGIFSLAQFLLFRQRKEYGW from the coding sequence ATGCGAAGCCATAAGTTCATTGCCTATCTCTATACCCTTCCGTGGGTGGTGACCTTCCTCCTCTTTTGGACCTTCCCCCTCATCTATTCCTTCCTGATGGGGTTTACCGACTATCAGTTGCTGGACCCTGAATACAATTGGGTCGGCTGGCAGAATTACCGCAGTCTTTTCAACGATCCTGAATTCATTGGTGCGCTCAAGAATACATTCATATTCGCGTTTGGTACGATTCCGGTGACAACCGTCGCGGCATTGCTGCTTGCGCTGTTGGTCAATCGAGAGTTTAAGGGGCGGGGGCTGTTTCGCGCCGGGTATTTTGTACCATCGATCACGTCGCTGGTGGTGGTCTCCCTAATCTTCTGCAATCTGTACAGCCGGGATGGATACCTGGCGATGCTGGCGCAGATGGTTGGACTGGATGTACCGACCAACGGATTTCTTTACGATAGCGGGACGGCGCTGTATGCGATCATGGCGATGGATGTCTGGATGTCGGTCGGGTACTACATGCTGATCTTTCTCGCGGGGCTGAAGTCGATACCGGATGAGCTGTATGAGGCGGCGGAGGTGAGCGGGGCATCGCCGATGCGCCAGTTCTTATCTATCACGCTCCCTCTACTAAAGCCTGTGGCGCTATTCATTATAGTTATCAATTCGATAAAGTCATTCCAGGTGTTTGTTGAGATATTCGTGATGACCAAGGGGAAGTTCGACACGTTGACCTCGGTCTATTTCATTTATGAACGCGGGATGACGACGCGGTTTGAATTCGGGTATGCTTCGGCAGCGGCATATATTCTGTTTGTGATCATTGGGATCTTCTCCCTCGCCCAGTTCCTGTTGTTCCGGCAGCGGAAGGAGTACGGATGGTAG